A section of the Kluyveromyces lactis strain NRRL Y-1140 chromosome F complete sequence genome encodes:
- the PPT2 gene encoding holo-[acyl-carrier-protein] synthase (weakly similar to uniprot|Q12036 Saccharomyces cerevisiae YPL148C PPT2 Phosphopantetheine:protein transferase (PPTase) activates mitochondrial acyl carrier protein (Acp1p) by phosphopantetheinylation), whose translation MILPHIFLKNTNVISAATDIVFLPRVEKLLQRNSSSRLHRILKKFMHPYEIKQFETLVNSGSSLKHKSIYIAGVWASKESLFKTLPHSSDRPSAIDIYTKLAFKSNDPDGKPNLNLDQKRFSTGEHNITYWNEYLHSTRYEISISHDQDYLICILLHLRDANLNKWSV comes from the coding sequence ATGATATTACCACATATATTCCTTAAAAACACAAATGTGATATCTGCAGCCACAGATATCGTATTTCTGCCGAGGGTAGAGAAATTGTTACAACGAAACAGCTCATCTCGATTACACCGAATACTCAAGAAGTTCATGCATCCTTACGAAATAAAACAGTTCGAGACGCTAGTAAACAGCGGCTCATCGCTAAAACATAAATCAATATACATAGCTGGAGTATGGGCTTCAAAGGAATCATTATTCAAAACCCTGCCTCATTCATCCGACCGACCTTCTGCCATTGATATCTATACTAAGCTAGcattcaaatcaaatgaTCCGGATGGGAAACCTAATTTGAACCTGGACCAAAAAAGGTTTTCAACCGGGGAACATAATATTACGTACTGGAATGAATATTTGCATTCAACAAGGTAcgaaatatcaatttccCACGATCAAGATTACTTAAtttgtattcttcttcatcttcgaGATGCCAACCTTAATAAATGGTCGGTTTAA
- the HPR1 gene encoding Hpr1p (weakly similar to uniprot|P17629 Saccharomyces cerevisiae YDR138W) gives MEDLESSLAEIVDQLQIKLYEDPERPIPENVLSEPLKRENISEGVLSSSFSLDTELSLGKRELLLKGLLNELVTNAGDTDMRKLSVLLDFCYHLKYVGEEDESKVWAALFFDLTATCILTLTFPHELGQFYTYLRSRLSWYLEGLSKEPVSNGGTNLKMGIRPPAAKLFFSIDTFFKNIDSHSLFITPNHFELVHKLLWWISQLIPINDHCNINRRAKITDEYPETFWAPHLPALPSSPTILSDWTKICDDFFLHPLHWLFSHPRDKLTLEPVVHRFVDEIFVYETELYNLIKGKNEKHAKQEAAVNGKDFYPLNFIDNVYDEPDDSRNSIFPSKVEFWKEFNLESTKSENIIQLLPLELDLFDLRSFQDRIEAYEYDYFRKLVISQVYLTFYLLKEIISNDTLVHYYGKIFNQSSLSHSSKWRVEYGDNVLNKNDSAINFLTKKLNRISSFYEIRDRQFYELLNHLAQNELDALNQKVGDFSNLKDIHWSSDLITVPTANNAFKKFGWIKLGNKKLDGLWKVQSGLDLARKYSENNRQDPSELYDTIISEYKDKTEKTDGDETTTDNVIVKQWQNLRSLRPKYLFEFNKVSEKTTLAGFANEELIRNDIESKKRRLAERIESKKKKHSEQVAEAEQFFKDKEQERKDLLQAKIKSQRETLENGKNDKTTSPDDQDNDSLKRRHDSPEADGNEEEQAVSKKQKLEEEVEEPDADAEAQKEKALESEPTELKTIESTETEVEVPKEHEGSSHTE, from the coding sequence ATGGAAGATCTCGAGAGCTCACTTGCCGAAATTGTGGATCAATTGCAGATTAAGTTGTATGAAGACCCAGAAAGACCAATCCCTGAAAATGTGCTGTCTGAACCTTTGAAACGTGAGAACATTTCTGAAGGTGTGCTATCCAgctctttttctttagaTACGGAACTATCATTAGGTAAAAGAGAGTTACTATTGAAAGGGCTGTTAAACGAATTGGTGACAAATGCTGGAGACACAGACATGCGCAAACTAAGCGTCTTACTGGACTTTTGTTATCATTTAAAGTACGTTGGGGAGGAGGATGAATCTAAGGTATGGGCCGCATTATTCTTTGACCTAACTGCAACTTGTATCCTGACATTAACCTTCCCGCATGAACTGGGGCAATTCTATACGTACCTAAGATCAAGATTGTCATGGTACTTAGAAGGCCTATCGAAGGAACCTGTATCTAATGGAGGAACAAACTTGAAAATGGGAATAAGGCCTCCAGCTGCAAAACTTTTCTTCAGCATTGATACTTTTTTCAAGAACATCGATTCTCATTCTCTCTTCATCACACCTAATCATTTCGAGCTTGTGCATAAATTATTATGGTGGATATCGCAGCTAATACCTATTAATGACCATTGCAATATTAATCGAAGGGCAAAAATTACGGATGAATATCCTGAAACGTTTTGGGCTCCACACTTACCGGCTTTGCCTTCATCTCCTACTATTCTCTCTGATTGGACGAAAATTTgtgatgatttcttccttcatCCATTGCATTGGCTATTCTCTCATCCAAGGGACAAACTCACACTCGAACCTGTCGTTCATCgatttgttgatgagaTCTTTGTCTATGAAACCGAACTATACAATTTgataaaaggaaaaaatgaaaagcaTGCTAAACAAGAAGCTGCGGTTAATGGTAAAGATTTCTACCCTTTAAACTTTATCGATAACGTTTACGATGAACCAGATGACTCaagaaattcaattttCCCATCCAAAGTTGAGTTCTGGAAGGAATTCAATTTAGAATCTACGAAGTCagaaaatatcatccaATTGCTACCGTTAGAATTAGACTTATTTGATCTTAGATCTTTTCAGGATCGGATTGAAGCATATGAATATGACTATTTCAGGAAATTGGTCATATCGCAAGTTTATTTGACTTTTTActtattgaaggaaattatTTCCAATGATACATTGGTTCACTACTATGGCAAAATCTTTAATCAGAGTTCATTGTCCCATTCATCGAAATGGCGTGTTGAATATGGAGACAACGTGCTAAATAAAAACGATTCTGCTATCAATTTCTTAACGAAGAAGTTAAAcagaatttcttcattttaTGAAATTAGGGATCGTCAATTTtatgaattgttgaatcATCTAGCTCAGAATGAATTGGATGCACTCAATCAAAAAGTCGGTGatttctcaaatttgaaagacATTCATTGGTCCTCTGATTTGATTACCGTACCAACAGCTAATAATgcattcaagaaattcGGATGGATTAAACTCGGCAATAAGAAATTAGACGGTCTATGGAAAGTGCAATCAGGCTTAGATTTAGCGAGAAAGTATTCAGAAAACAATAGACAAGATCCCTCAGAACTATATGACACTATAATATCCGAATACAAGgataaaactgaaaaaactgatggtgatgaaacCACTACTGATAATGTCATAGTAAAACAATGGCAGAATCTAAGATCTTTGAGGCCGAAATACTTGTTTGAGTTTAATAAGGTCAGCGAAAAAACTACTCTGGCGGGGTTCGCCAATGAAGAACTCATTAGGAATGATATCGAATCTAAGAAAAGACGGCTAGCCGAAAGAATAGAgtcaaaaaagaagaaacattcCGAACAAGTCGCCGAGGCTGAACAGTTTTTCAAAGACAAGGAACAAGAAAGGAAAGATCTACTTCAAGCGAAGATAAAAAGTCAAAGAGAAACTCtggaaaatggaaaaaatgataaaacAACTTCGCCTGATGATCAAGATAATGATTCACTAAAGAGAAGACACGATAGTCCAGAGGCTGACGGgaatgaagaagaacaagctgtttcgaagaaacaaaaacttgaggaagaagttgaagaaccAGATGCTGACGCTGAGGctcaaaaggaaaaagcGCTTGAATCTGAACCAACAGAGCTTAAAACAATAGAAAGtacagaaacagaagtAGAGGTGCCGAAAGAACATGAAGGAAGCTCCCACACGGAGTAG
- the AVL9 gene encoding Avl9p (some similarites with uniprot|Q12500 Saccharomyces cerevisiae YLR114C AVL9 PHO85 Requiring) → MNNNVVFGCGLVDFHHTRGPEIEYWYDGGTTALNVNNLWEYLPFQALPDGAHSYEQSFTYFTLLYDEVNKKCCSSVGDSLKDGDQSGRYSTFFAISCSKQIQSDTLIKKPKDVIRSTVQKSLVVVCRKPILGQIKDKLAIITNALFMQRDFTDKTIIDTLYSNLNSIEYDDHDESHLYVGLNLRKTVYDLRKEVLVILKAILLEKKVLFYGNDVEQLCNIQFAFISLIPCLLSNIQDCGSPMLDTYSKNMTMVNSFKSSDRGSVLRFLGFPLQIFTKGGFFSPYVPLQQMNDLTASVTKWFVAGTSNTLLLEQSKTLCDLLVNIDDSTVQIMNKKDKDLHQALQLSQSDKKWMDVVIQSVLKSWNQDDYSTLRNSQFEGSEDYIRWQFEDYLSGLVLTVKLLEFTKKYKNNAALLKTVDDLATTEQTINQYNSTWVRDWQHTNNYRIFKQYTDDRLFDVFDSRHPYRGSDAMAVVQQRFNKIFSRKEKGEDKSRERHPEGEIVNKGGMKDHNRGNWFKKKEKKGYQNDGPESIATTDPLILSKDDTQPTVADIPGEITENPWR, encoded by the coding sequence ATGAATAACAACGTTGTGTTTGGGTGTGGTCTGGTAGACTTTCATCATACTCGAGGGCCAGAGATAGAATATTGGTACGACGGTGGAACAACAGCGTTGAATGTTAATAATTTATGGGAATATTTACCCTTCCAGGCCCTTCCAGATGGTGCGCATTCTTACGAACAGAGTTTTACATATTTTACCTTGCTTTATGATGAAGTGAATAAAAAATGTTGTTCTAGTGTGGGAGATTCCCTAAAAGATGGTGACCAAAGTGGACGATATAGTACGTTTTTTGCGATAAGTTGCTCCAAACAAATTCAGAGTGATACTTTGATAAAGAAACCGAAAGATGTCATACGGTCCACTGTTCAGAAGTCCCTTGTAGTAGTCTGCAGGAAACCAATTTTGGGACAGATTAAAGACAAATTGGCAATAATTACCAATGCGTTGTTTATGCAAAGAGATTTCACAGATAAGACGATTATAGACACATTATATTCTAACTTGAACTCAATTGAGTATGATGATCATGATGAAAGCCATCTTTATGTTGGGTTAAATTTAAGAAAGACCGTGTATGATCTACGGAAGGAAGTATTAGTTATTTTGAAAGCCATATTGCTAGAGAAGAAGGTTTTGTTCTATGGAAATGACGTGGAACAACTTTGTAACATTCAATTTGCGTTTATCAGTTTAATACCGTGTTTGCTCAGTAATATTCAAGACTGCGGCTCTCCTATGCTTGACACATATTCTAAAAATATGACCATGgtaaattcattcaaatcaagCGATAGAGGATCTGTATTACGATTTTTAGGCTTCCCGTTGCAAATATTCACAAAAGGAGGATTTTTTTCTCCGTATGTCCCTCTACAACAGATGAACGACTTAACGGCCTCGGTCACAAAGTGGTTTGTTGCAGGAACTTCTAATACACTTCTCTTGGAGCAAAGCAAAACCCTATGCGATCTTCTTGTCAATATAGATGATTCCACTGTTCAAATTATGAACAAAAAGGATAAAGATTTGCATCAAGCATTGCAATTGAGTCAAAGTGATAAAAAATGGATGGATGTCGTCATCCAATCTGTACTGAAGAGTTGGAACCAAGACGACTACTCTACGTTGAGAAATTCGCAATTTGAAGGAAGCGAGGACTATATTCGTTGGCAATTTGAGGACTACCTTTCAGGGTTAGTTCTAACAGTAAAATTACTGGAATTCACgaagaaatataaaaaCAATGCCGCTCTACTCAAAACTGTGGACGATTTAGCCACTACGGAACAGACTATTAATCAGTACAACTCTACTTGGGTTCGTGATTGGCAACACACAAATAATTATAGAATCTTCAAACAGTATACTGATGATCGCTTATTCGATGTTTTCGACAGCAGACATCCCTATAGAGGATCGGATGCCATGGCGGTTGTACAGCAAAGGTTCAACAAGATATTCTCTCGAAAGGAGAAGGGAGAGGACAAGAGCAGAGAAAGGCACCCGGAAGGTGAAATTGTCAATAAAGGAGGCATGAAAGACCACAACCGAGGGAATTGgttcaagaaaaaggaaaaaaaaggctaTCAAAATGATGGTCCTGAGAGCATTGCAACGACTGATCCGTTGATCTTATCTAAAGATGATACTCAACCGACCGTGGCCGACATTCCAGGTGAGATAACGGAAAACCCATGGAGGTAG
- the NOP53 gene encoding Nop53p (similar to uniprot|Q75BZ3 Ashbya gossypii ACR126W ACR126Wp and some similarites with YPL146C uniprot|Q12080 Saccharomyces cerevisiae YPL146C NOP53 Nucleolar protein involved in biogenesis of the 60S subunit of the ribosome interacts with rRNA processing factors Cbf5p and Nop2p null mutant is viable but growth is severely impaired) → MAGSKDRPAQYKQSSRKGKKAWRKNIDISDVERKLEEKQILETTHGKQNLTELSDDALFAVDTEGDQVLKQKLVKRKAIKKTLKSTEILESIKSKSKVPALTNPKTANKKHDKIQGVSKKELDRLLALAGKKIGESKLKARVAKEGLVKSGSLDLWGEDAGKEVKVPSGLKLKIAPEEVEKLPNGFLKQSTTSWSVATVKPDSIARVPEIVKERDVIPHAGKSYNPSKEEWEALISTEYEGELINEQRRIALEQYKQRIQHLMDTIEDKEEEDSDSEEENESELDDKDLSEEGEETKLSLNPATKNKKKTKYQRNKQRRHEEKVKLQQELKKLKEKVLKLEKLEEIQQEVESTVPNPVSTAGKVKKNKKHKLGTKHSVMEDNLEVKFSDELSDSLRKLRPEGNLLYDTVRALQSSGRVESRIPIRKGRRYKPRVTEKWTYKDFK, encoded by the coding sequence ATGGCGGGATCTAAGGACAGACCAGCTCAGTACAAACAATCTTCTCGTAAAGGTAAGAAGGCATGGAGAAAGAATATTGATATAAGCGATGTGGAACGCAAGCTCGAAGAGAAGCAGATCCTTGAGACTACTCATGGTAAGCAGAATTTGACAGAACTTAGCGATGATGCGCTTTTTGCGGTTGATACTGAGGGTGACCAAGTTTTAAAGCAGAAATTAGTGAAGAGGAAAGCAATCAAGAAAACTCTGAAGTCAACCGAGATTTTGGAGTCTATCAAGTCTAAATCCAAAGTGCCTGCTCTAACCAACCCAAAGACTGCTAACAAGAAACATGATAAGATCCAAGGGgtatcaaagaaagaactgGACAGATTACTTGCTTTAGCTGGTAAAAAAATTGGTGAAAGTAAGTTGAAAGCAAGAGTTGCAAAAGAAGGTCTTGTGAAGTCAGGATCCCTTGATTTATGGGGCGAAGATGCTGGTAAGGAGGTTAAAGTACCATCTGGACTGAAGCTTAAGATAGCACCAGAAGAAGTAGAGAAACTTCCAAATGGATTCTTAAAACAGTCTACAACTAGTTGGTCCGTCGCAACTGTTAAGCCGGATTCCATTGCTCGCGTGCCAGAAATTgtcaaagaaagagatgtCATTCCACATGCAGGAAAGTCATATAATCcaagcaaagaagaatgggAGGCTCTTATAAGTACTGAATATGAGGGTGAGCTGATAAATGAACAGCGCAGGATAGCTTTAGAACAATATAAACAACGAATTCAACACTTGATGGATACTATTGAAGATAAGGAGGAAGAGGACTCcgattcagaagaagaaaatgaatcaGAACTTGATGATAAAGACCTTTCAGAAGAGGGAGAAGAGACTAAGTTGTCTCTGAATCCAGCAACTaagaataaaaagaaaacgaaatatcagagaaataaacaaagaagacaCGAAGAAAAAGTCAAACTTCAGcaagaattaaagaaattgaaggaaaaggttctcaaacttgaaaaattagaGGAAATTCAGCAGGAAGTGGAATCCACCGTCCCAAATCCGGTCTCTACAGCCGGAAAAGTtaaaaagaacaagaagcaTAAGCTTGGTACTAAACATTCCGTCATGGAAGACAATTTAGAGGTGAAATTCTCAGATGAACTATCAGATTCATTAAGAAAATTAAGACCAGAAGGTAATCTGCTATATGACACTGTGAGAGCATTACAAAGTTCTGGTAGGGTAGAATCTCGTATCCCTATTAGAAAAGGTAGAAGATATAAACCAAGAGTCACTGAGAAATGGACTTACAAGGACTTCAAATAG
- the PXA1 gene encoding ATP-binding cassette long-chain fatty acid transporter PXA1 (similar to uniprot|P41909 Saccharomyces cerevisiae YPL147W PXA1 Pxa1p and Pxa2p appear to be subunits of a peroxisomal ATP-binding cassette transporter necessary for transport of long-chain fatty acids into peroxisomes ABC family long-chain fatty acid transporter), whose product MPDISVKVKLTKLLVQLHYHILRLDLRNVKPKGYLSTLLRHCLTLVRSSSEIGQGLGSRNDKFRRHAKLILWVFATIGISSSVGTVFWVNRVIAYWRNKKNARVTSHSVAKNQLLQNGTRELYISDGSKDKKIVVTPTEKDQYEHDKYLFKNLERDVKSQLFNSKFLQQLNVLSTILIPKFLHKNSLMLSAQIFFLILRTWLSLMVARLDGQIVRDIISGQPRKFVIDMACWFFIAFPASYTNSAIKYIQRKLSLNFRSRLTRYIHDMYLDKRLVFYKTAFDNEATSSIIANIDNSITNDVQKFCDAITNVFANVAKPVIDLVFFSIYLRDSLGSFGVIGIFLNYFLTGYVLRKYSPPLGKLVSLRSSSEGDYYNYHLNMINNSEEIAFYQGTSVERSKVNTLYDKLMDQMLLVDRSKVEYNIIEDYILKYTWSAWGYVFASIPIVLRTWASEETSESANMKDFIMNKRLMLSLADAGTRLMHSIKDISQLTGYTNRVFVLLKVLHRVHDSNFDYGMVSSFDEAELNATSTTVVSNGKTAIRGTVQHDFNGIRFENIDVVIPSARGINGTTLVKGLTFQIPAVINPEPSSSKQVSLANVRDPLDQSRFMINHGMGSSLLILGPNSCGKSSIERILTEIWPIYNKNGLLSTPPSHDLFCVPQRPYFIQGGTFRDQIIYPMTYEQFHERGHKDTYLVQILREVRLDYLLKRDRGLNYFDAIADWKDVLSGGEKQRMNFTRIMFHRPRFVVLDEATNAISVDMEDHLFTMLKRYRFNFISISQRPSLIKYHDYLLELTNGTDWSLQALGSDEAILSIENEIETLNQKLTKVKEWERQRDELQAKLTLV is encoded by the coding sequence ATGCCTGATATATCGGTGAAAGTTAAGCTCACTAAATTACTTGTTCAGCTTCattatcatattttgaGGTTGGACCTTCGAAATGTAAAACCAAAGGGGTATTTGTCTACTTTGTTGCGACATTGTTTGACGTTGGTTAGAAGTTCTTCGGAAATAGGACAAGGATTAGGGTCAAGAAATGACAAATTTAGGAGACATGCAAAGTTAATTCTTTGGGTATTTGCTACTATCGGTATAAGTTCTTCAGTTGGTACAGTTTTCTGGGTCAATAGGGTGATAGCATATTGgaggaacaagaagaatgcCCGAGTTACATCACATTCTGTTGCCAAGAACCAATTACTGCAAAATGGCACTCGTGAGTTGTACATTTCAGATGGCAGCAAGGATAAGAAAATAGTGGTTACGCCGACTGAGAAGGATCAATATGAACACGATAAGTAccttttcaagaatttggaaAGGGATGTTAAATCgcaattgttcaattctAAATTCCTTCAACAGTTGAATGTGCTTTCCACGATCTTGATACCGAAATTCTTGCATAAGAATAGTTTGATGCTTTCAGCCcagattttctttctaatATTGCGCACATGGTTATCGTTGATGGTGGCTAGGTTGGATGGTCAGATTGTGAGGGATATCATCTCTGGTCAGCCAAGAAAATTTGTGATTGATATGGCATGTTGGTTCTTCATAGCGTTCCCTGCTTCTTACACGAACAGTGCTATCAAATACatacaaagaaaattaagCTTAAACTTTAGGTCTCGATTGACCAGGTACATCCATGATATGTATCTTGATAAGAGGTTGGTATTTTATAAGACAGCGTTCGATAACGAAGCTACCAGTTCAATTATTGCAAATATCGATAATTCTATCACTAACGATGTACAAAAATTCTGTGACGCTATCACGAATGTATTTGCTAACGTTGCAAAACCAGTTATCGACCTTGTATTCTTTTCCATATATTTAAGGGATTCGTTGGGGTCCTTTGGTGTCATCGGAATATTCCTGAACTATTTTTTGACAGGATACGTTTTAAGGAAGTATTCTCCACCTTTGGGTAAATTGGTAAGTTTGAGATCAAGTTCCGAAGGTGACTACTATAACTACCATTTGAATATGATCAATAACAGTGAGGAAATTGCCTTTTATCAGGGCACGAGTGTGGAAAGAAGTAAAGTCAATACGCTATATGACAAATTGATGGATCAAATGCTACTTGTCGATCGGTCAAAGGTTGAATACAACATCATTGAAGATtacattttgaaatataccTGGTCAGCATGGGGTTATGTTTTTGCTTCTATCCCAATTGTACTTCGTACATGGGCTTCAGAGGAAACTAGTGAATCTGCCAATATGAAAGATTTTATCATGAACAAAAGATTAATGTTATCGCTAGCAGATGCAGGAACTAGGTTGATGCATTCTATCAAGGATATCTCACAGTTAACAGGTTATACCAATAGAGTGTTTGTTTTGTTGAAAGTCTTACATAGGGTCCATGACTCCAACTTTGACTACGGGATGGTCAGTAGCTTTGATGAAGCAGAATTGAATGCAACTTCTACCACGGTGGTTTCGAACGGCAAAACTGCTATTAGAGGAACTGTGCAGCATGATTTCAATGGTATCAGATTCGAAAATATTGACGTGGTTATTCCATCTGCTAGAGGGATTAACGGTACTACTTTGGTGAAGGGTCTTACCTTTCAAATCCCAGCAGTTATTAATCCAGAGCCTTCGTCATCAAAGCAAGTTTCATTAGCTAATGTTAGAGATCCATTGGATCAATCAAGGTTTATGATCAATCATGGCATGGGTAGTAGTTTGTTGATTCTCGGACCAAACAGTTGTGGTAAGAGCTCCATTGAAAGGATTTTGACTGAAATTTGGCCAATTTATAACAAGAATGGGTTACTTTCAACCCCACCAAGTCACGATTTATTCTGTGTACCTCAACGTCCATATTTCATTCAGGGAGGTACCTTCAGAGACCAAATAATTTATCCAATGACTTATGAACAATTCCATGAAAGGGGACATAAAGACACATATTTGGTTCAGATACTACGCGAAGTTAGATTGGACTATTTGTTGAAGAGAGATCGGGGTCTAAATTATTTCGATGCAATTGCTGACTGGAAGGATGTTTTAAGTGGGGGAGAGAAGCAAAGAATGAACTTCACAAGAATAATGTTCCACAGACCAAGGTTCGTTGTTTTAGACGAAGCCACTAACGCTATCAGTGTTGATATGGAAGATCATCTTTTTACCATGTTGAAGAGATACAGATTCAACTTCATATCCATCTCTCAACGCCCGTCTTTGATAAAATACCATGACTACCTATTGGAATTGACTAACGGAACTGATTGGAGCCTACAGGCATTAGGGTCAGACGAAGCTATTTTATCAATCGAAAATGAGATTGAAACCCTAAACCAAAAGCTAACAAAGGTAAAAGAATGGGAAAGGCAGAGAGATGAACTACAGGCAAAGTTGACATTGGTGTGA
- a CDS encoding uncharacterized protein (conserved hypothetical protein), translating into MSSTKVPGTLHLFKEKRVAFEFDPIGKSKALIFVGGLTDGLLTVPYLQGLAKALDPLGYSLVQIQITSSYIGFGTGSLKRDDEEIDSLVDYLKKDGREMVLLMGHSTGSQNTIHYLLHHPGKISGGILQAAVSDREFGSTVIPQPLLSKLNAEAKALVDAGKPEELLSSKHAECMLDTPITAYRWCSLLLPDGDDDFFSSDLSDEKLEITFGYIKDPFLIALSEKDECYPNNGKPLELLQRWQCFVDKKLWSKNSGLIKGATHAVPEEDSQKELFKMVTGFIKENGF; encoded by the coding sequence atgTCTAGCACAAAAGTTCCTGGCACCTTGCATCTTTTTAAGGAAAAAAGAGTagcttttgaatttgaccCGATTGGTAAATCGAAAGCCTTGATATTCGTTGGTGGACTTACCGATGGATTGTTGACTGTTCCTTATTTGCAAGGGTTAGCCAAGGCATTGGATCCATTGGGCTACTCTTTGGTCCAAATTCAGATAACCAGTAGTTATATCGGGTTTGGAACTGGTTCTTTGAAACGTGATGACGAAGAGATTGACTCGTTGGTagattatttgaagaaggatgGGAGAGAAATGGTGCTGTTGATGGGTCATTCCACTGGATCTCAAAACACGATCCACTATTTGTTGCATCATCCGGGCAAGATTTCCGGTGGGATATTGCAGGCAGCCGTTTCTGATAGAGAATTTGGTAGCACTGTGATTCCTCAACCGTTgttatcaaaattgaatGCAGAAGCTAAAGCTTTGGTTGATGCAGGGAAACCAGAGGAATTATTGTCTTCGAAGCACGCTGAGTGTATGTTAGATACGCCGATAACTGCTTATAGATGGTGTTCGTTGTTGTTGCCCGATGGTGACGATGacttcttttcatcagatctctctgatgaaaaattggaaatcACATTTGGTTACATCAAAGACCCATTCCTTATTGCATTGTCCGAGAAGGATGAATGCTATCCAAATAATGGGAAACCGCTTGAACTATTGCAAAGATGGCAATGTTTCGTGGATAAGAAGTTATGGTCGAAGAATTCCGGTCTTATCAAGGGTGCAACTCATGCCGTTCCGGAAGAAGATTCACAAAAGGAGTTATTCAAAATGGTCACCGGTTTCATTAAGGAAAATGgattttga
- a CDS encoding N-acetyltransferase family protein (conserved hypothetical protein), whose protein sequence is MSTFNLRNGSIFTKPTVDSIEPLQFHLKGSDQQVTAFPIFSADEIPGTLVEFLYKLFNEEVESGTSYPHFGEHTKEEFTDYWFHSFAVVVLNTTEKTIDPKWNNWDELVLGTFYVKPNYIGRCSHNCNAGFLVNPTFRGKKIGYRLGQVYLKWAPLLGYNYSVFNLVFVTNPASWKIWDKLKFTRIGLVPKVAILNGIDEPVDAIIFGKDLTNVEPELFEDLK, encoded by the coding sequence ATGTCTACTTTCAACCTAAGAAACGGTTCGATTTTTACCAAACCAACTGTTGACTCAATAGAACCATTGCAATTTCATTTGAAAGGTTCTGATCAGCAAGTGACTGCGTTCCCAATCTTTTCAGCGGACGAGATTCCCGGGACGCTGGTTGAATTCCTGTACAAACTGTTCAacgaagaagttgaatcTGGCACAAGTTATCCGCATTTCGGTGAGCATACTAAAGAAGAATTTACTGATTACTGGTTCCATTCGTTCGCTGTCGTTGTACTAAACACAACAGAGAAAACAATCGATCCAAAATGGAACAATTGGGATGAGCTCGTATTGGGTACGTTCTACGTTAAACCTAATTATATCGGCCGTTGTTCTCATAACTGTAACGCGGGATTCCTCGTGAACCCTACATTCCGTGGTAAAAAGATTGGATATAGACTGGGACAAGTTTACTTGAAATGGGCCCCTTTATTAGGTTATAATTATTCGGTATTCAATTTGGTATTTGTCACTAATCCTGCTAGTTGGAAGATCTGGGATAAGTTGAAGTTCACTAGAATTGGATTGGTTCCCAAAGTAGCTATTCTGAATGGTATCGATGAACCTGTTGATGCCATCATCTTTGGGAAGGATTTGACAAACGTTGAGCCggaattatttgaagatctCAAATGA